The genomic interval gtcagccttttgtacctttactcgaacgattcaacactaagattttgtttgttttcgccagagcacacgcatgcgcatacgctattcagcactgtcgacATCATCTGCTTTCCATTGAGGCCTTAGTACGCCGGAGTCTGTTCACAGCTGCCTTGCATCTTATGCCTGTCTCACGATTAAGTTACCAGGGCCTCGCTTGGGGCCTGCATTGTACGGAAGCCGGATACAGGGAGGTGGAtcgggtggatatccaccccctttttgagcaaaataaaattgaaaagtCACTTTTTTTGTCGGAACTACGGAGAAGGTAATCGTCCATGTGCcatcgcctgcttgactttgcgacaaattcaattcagcttgaagtattgttagagctatgtgacctaccaagaacgaCCGGATCAGTTACAGGCCgcctatccggccattatccaccccccattttgaaatcctggatccgcccctggtcgCCCCATCAGTAGACCGGAACTTGTTCATCGCTTAATGCCCCGCCCATTCACGTAGTGACGTCACAGTATGCCAGAAGGCGTTACGAAGCTGGAGATGTTTCCAACAGTAGATGATTGGATTCAAAGCCGAGTTCGCCATGGCAACAGACACGCCTACTCTCACTATTGAAGGGGAAAGATGGTAATCTTTAGTGACCTCGAAATACGCGAATGCGAAAAGGGCAGGCGCCCAACATAAGATAAAGACGAGATATATACACAAAGAGCCCATGACGGATTTCTTGTACTGTTGAATCCGTGCCATGTTATTCTCAAGAGTCATAACTGTTGCCTGGATCTGCGTTTGATGTCTTCTGAGGATCCTGTAGATGTGCGCATAGCTGATGATTGCCACGACATTGCAGACAGTGATGGCGGAAGCCGCCGTTATGCTGTGCACTTCGACGCCAAGCACGTACGAGAAACTAGTTGCACACAGAGATAAGACCCACAGGCAGACACAGACACCAATAACCCTCTTCACAGTGATTAAAACGGGATATCTCAGGTGTAGGAGTAGCGCAAGAAACCTGGGGATAAAACGAAGTGTTGTATTTGTAATGAGAATTAAAGCCCGTTTCACTCAGATATCGATGCCTGTTAATCTAATCGAAGTTCATTGAGCTTATTCAAACCCGTTCAACTAAGCTATAGAGGATTTTACCTCTAAGCTATTCATGTCTAAAATATATCGAAGAATACCACTTAGCTATCAAAGCCAGGACCAGTAAGATTAGGATGCTTGTATCTCTAATGCTCTGAGCTATGGATTCTTCTACCTCTGAGCTATTGAAGTCTTTTTGAATATCGCGCCAACCCGGGCTAGCGACATAATCTGGGTCAACCCTCATTCCCATAACCTCCTGTAAACTTTACATGACCCTGCCTCTAATCCGGGCACTTTTCATCCCGGGACAACCCGTCATCAAAGCTTATACCACTTGGCCATCGAGGTCCGTGCGTAATCTACGCGTACGTATGTAGTCTACGTTAGCAAAACCCGTCCCGCTAGGATTTGGAGCCCGTACCATCAGTGCCCGTACGACAAGCCAGTACAACTGTGCTTTAGGAAGTGGCACAacagctcagtggtacgggcttcgtcTCTTTCGCAAGAGGACCAGGGTTCGAACCCAGGTCAACTTGGCATTTTTCAGGTGTAAAAATCTGTTGCTCTACATTGGGAACTGTGAATCTCTTggcttctcggataaggacgttTAGCCGAAGGCCCCGTCTGTCACAGCACATCATTAACCTGTATTGGGAGACATAATAGAATTGCTGTGACGCTGGCCCGTAGTACTATCTTTATCGATAATTCTCAGAGCTGCCAAGAGCTTATACGCGGGGGTGACCTTTTGGAGCGTCAGCAAAGTCCGCTGGATCTTGGAGCATGACACTAACCTAGCCTCATCCGCAGGCAACTCATAGTGAAAAGGACGGAAAGAATAAGTTAGGACGGAAagaatgggttacctgtggagAAATTGCGGAGGAGGGGGACTAAGGAGAAGTAGCGAGGCAGCGCTTCCGGTTTCTCACTTCCGTTTTTtttgccacaggaaacccaatctttttttttctttttctggtctttgagatgcctgcggaggaggctaacACTAACCCACACTCACTCTATACACTGACGAGAAAGTAAGTCACATGTGTAGCGTATCAGGATCGTGATCATGCCGATTTGCGCTATTCAGATACTAAACATAGACACTCTTTACTAACCTGTCCAATGCCATGGCGGTCAGACAGGTAAAAGACACCCCACCGAAAGCAGAGATCATAATCATAGAGAAGGCTGCACAGTAGCAAAACGCGTTGGGCCGTTTATTTACGTAAAGCTCTAAAGCAGTAGAAGCTAAAAACGCTGGCTGACCTATCAACCCGACGGCCAAGTCAGAGAGGGCGAGGTTTGAGAGTAGCAGCATGGCGGGTGTGTGGAGAGTTGGCGTCCGCCATATTGATATGATCACTAAAATGTTCAGCAGGACCGTCAGGGGGAGGGTAAGTGTGTTGATCACCGCGACGGCAATGAATTCTGGGAAGGCGATTTGTCCATGTTTATCCCAGTCTGTGAAATGATAACACGAAAAATTTTCGACTTTCATTTTCCTTCTGACGAGCAAGTTTTGTTAACActtatcagaaaaaaaaagaagttaCCACCAACACTCCACGAATCACATTTGCTTTGCCAGAAAGACAATTCTAATGATTAACCAAAGCCGTTGTTCCCTTTATGTAGGATAGAAGTAACATTCCATCCTGCGTTGATTTGCCTAAACCTCTGCCGATTTCCTTTTCTCACACATCTAATACAAATACATAACCAGCTGTCTCTTTCAAAGTATTTGTCCCACCAGCGGGAAGGCGACAAGATGCCTGTACCAGCTAACGTGAAATGTTACAATCCATAAACGCTGTTATTTTCCCTGAAACCCTTAAAATATTTCCCAACATTACTGACGTCAAGGTCCCAAACGTAGTTCTTGTTTGCACAAGATCCGTCATGATTCTGTGACAAAACATGATAAAACACTGCACCTGCGACTACTGACAAATTAATTCAACCATTTATTGTAATTACTAAGAATACTGGTTTACTGTTTCTGCATATGAACTAGGGTTTCTGCTATAATGCATCTGGAGCGTGTAAAAGGTCTTCGAAAAAGCTGAATGTAGGAGCGTCTTCCTTTATTCAAGGCCTTGGATTGTTATCTCGCAGAGAAACTAGCCAGGCCACAGTCAACAAAGAAGAAGATGCAAGAGTTATTAAAGATATCGTATGAGTGCAAGGCATC from Nematostella vectensis chromosome 14, jaNemVect1.1, whole genome shotgun sequence carries:
- the LOC116617055 gene encoding histamine H2 receptor — translated: MKVENFSCYHFTDWDKHGQIAFPEFIAVAVINTLTLPLTVLLNILVIISIWRTPTLHTPAMLLLSNLALSDLAVGLIGQPAFLASTALELYVNKRPNAFCYCAAFSMIMISAFGGVSFTCLTAMALDRFLALLLHLRYPVLITVKRVIGVCVCLWVLSLCATSFSYVLGVEVHSITAASAITVCNVVAIISYAHIYRILRRHQTQIQATVMTLENNMARIQQYKKSVMGSLCIYLVFILCWAPALFAFAYFEVTKDYHLSPSIVRVGVSVAMANSALNPIIYCWKHLQLRNAFWHTVTSLREWAGH